AACCAGTCGGCAAAAGCTGCCGGGGCAACGGGGGGGGCATCCTCGCCGGTGGTTCCCGAGGTTCCTCGTGGCATTCGGTGCAAGGTACGAATCTGACCCGGGACGATTCCGATTACCAGCCAGGTATCACCCGCTTCGATCAGTACGACCCGTTCGCGTGGGCCCAAGGCAACGCCACCGATAATCTTCACGCCCCCCTGGCCAAAGCCTTTGCCACCGGTAATCTTGCGGGCCAGCCAGGCTGCACCGAGCAGGAGGATGACGATGAAGGCTAGCGCCAGCATTGCCTGAACGTAGGCGCCAAATCCGGGGCCGGGGCTGTCGGAGGCATGGGCGAGTGAAGGAAGCAGGAAAATCAGGGCGCGCAACAAGATGGGAGTGGATGGCGAAAGGAAATGAGGCGCCTATGTTAACGCAGAACATGGGGGCGATGCTCATCCATGGCTATCGCGGATCACGAGCGT
This genomic window from Dechloromonas sp. ZY10 contains:
- the fliO gene encoding flagellar biosynthetic protein FliO, which gives rise to MLRALIFLLPSLAHASDSPGPGFGAYVQAMLALAFIVILLLGAAWLARKITGGKGFGQGGVKIIGGVALGPRERVVLIEAGDTWLVIGIVPGQIRTLHRMPRGTSGTTGEDAPPVAPAAFADWLKTITERRREDS